In Streptomyces nojiriensis, the sequence GCGCCCGCTACGCCGGGAAGCGCACCGCCGTCATCGGCTCCGGCGCCTCCGCCTTCACGGCCCTCGCCTACCTCGCCGACCTCGCCAAGTCCGCCGACGGCACCGGCACGCACGCCACCTGGATCCTGCGCCGCGGGATCTCCGGCTCGGCCTTCGGCGGCGGCGAGGCCGACCAGCTCCCCGCCCGCGGCGCCCTCGGACAGGCCGCCAAGACAGCGGTCGACGGCGGCTACGCCGACGCGGTCACCGGTTTCCGCACGGACGCCGTCGAGCGCACCGAAGACGGCCGCGTGATCCTCATCGGTGAGGACGGCCGCCGTCTCGGCCCGGTGGACGAGGTCATCGTCCTGACCGGCTTCCGCCCCGACCTGTCCTTCCTGGGCGAGCTCCGCCTGGGCCTGGACGAGCGCCTCCAGGCCCCGGTCGAGCTGGCACCGCTGATCGACCCCAACCAGCACTCCTGCGGCACCGTCTACCCCCACGGCGCGGGCGAGCTCTCCCACCCCGAGAAGGACGTCTACCTCGTCGGCATGAAGTCCTACGGCCGCGCCCCCACCTTCCTCGCCATGACCGGCTACGAGCAGGTCCGCTCCATCGCCGCCCACCTCGCAGGCGACCGGGAAGCCGCCGCGCGCGTCGAACTCACCCTCCCCGAAACCGGGGTGTGCGGCGGCGCGGGCCTCTTCGACGAGCCCGCAGCCGCGGAGGCGACCGGCGGCGGGTGCTGCGCGGCTCCGGCCACCCTCACCATCGGCGCCGCTCCCGGCTCCGCTTCCTCCGGCGGCTGCTGAGGTGAGCGACCTCCGAAGCGGCGTGGCCGCGGCCGGGACGGGGGACCGGTCGCGGCCACGCGCGGTCCTGCCCGCCCTGTGCCTCACCCAGATCACTAGCTGGGGCATCGTCTACTACGCCTTCCCCGTGCTCAACCCGGCCATCACCGCCGACACCGGCTGGAGCGCGGGCGCGACCACCGCGGCCTTCTCCGCCGCCCTCGTCGTCTCCGCCGTCGCCGGGATCTACGTCGGCCGCGTCCTGGACCACCGCGGCCCCCGCACGGTCATGACGGCCGGCTCCATCCTCGGTTCCCTGAGCCTGCTGGTCATCGCAGCGGCCCCCCACCCGGCCGTCTTCTTCGCCGGATGGCTGCTCGCCGGGGCGGCCATGGCCGCCGTCTTCTACCAGCCCGCCTTCGCCGCCCTCACCCGCTGGTGGGCCCCCGACCACGTCCGCGCCCTCACCATCGTCACCCTCGCCGGCGGACTCGCCTCCACCGTCTTCGCACCCCTGACCGCGATACTCGCCGACCATATGTCCTGGCGCGCCACCTACGCGGTGCTGGCCGGCATCCTCGCCGCCCTGACCGTCCCGGCCCACGCCCTCGCGCTGAAGGCACCCTGGCCGCCGGCCCCTCCGAGTCCGCCGCACGTCACGGGCGGCCACGAGCAGGTCGTGCGCAGCCGGGCGTTCCGGATGCTGGCCGTCACCTTCACCCTGTCCGCGTTCGCGATGTACGCCGTCGTCATCGGCCTCGTACCCCTCTTCCTCGAACGCGGCTACACCACCGCCCAGGCCGCATGGGCCCTCGGCCTCGGTGGCGCCGGCCAGACCCTCGGCCGCACCCTCTACGCGACCCTCGCCCGCCGGCTCGGCGTCACCGCCCGCACCGTCACCCTGATCGCGCTCGGCGCCCTCACCACCGCAGCACTCGCCACCGTGGCCGGCCCCTACGCCCTGCTCGTCGCCGCCTCCGTCCTCGCCGGGGTGATCCGCGGCAACCTCACCCTCCTCCAGGCCACCGCCGTCACCGACCGCTGGGGCACCACCCACTACGGACGGCTCTCCGGCCTCCTCGGCGCACCCGCACACGCCGCGGCCGCCCTCGCCCCTTTCGCCGGTGCGGTACTGGCCGGCCCGCTCGGCGGTTACCCCGCGCTGTTCGCACTGCTTGCCGCACTGTCGATCACCGCCGCTGTCACCGCATCCGGGACCAGTCCGGGCAACGGCCCGAGCGGATGACCTTCAGCGCTCCTCGGCCCTGCGGAAGAAACACGTACGAGTGTGACCAGGCGGGGTCTGTTCTGCCAGGGCTCAGGTGGCGCTGCCGATGACGATCTCGCGCTTGAGGATCTTCCCCGTGGGGCCCTTGGGGAGTTCGGCGGTGAAGGTGACGATGCGGGGGTACTTGTACGCCGCCACCCGCTCCTTGACGTAGTCGCGGATCTCCTCGGCCGTCGCCTCGGCGCCGCTGCGGAGGGCGATCACCGCCGCGACCTCCTCGCCGTGCACCTCGTGCGGCACGCCGACGACCGCGGCCTCGGCGACGGCGGGGTGCCCGTACAGGACTTCTTCGATCTCCCGCGGGTATACGTTGTATCCGCCGCGGATGATCAGGTCCTTCTTGCGGTCGACGATGAAGTAGAACCCCTCCTCGTCGACGCGGGCCAGATCACCGCTGTGGAACCACCCGTCGCGTACCGCGTCCGCGGTCGCCGTCGGGCGGTTGAAGTACCCCTTCATCACGTTCTCGCCGCGGATCGCGATCTCGCCGACCTCGCCCGGGCCGACCTCGGAGCCGTCCTCGGCGACGAGCTTCATCTCGACTCCGCGGATCGGAATCCCGATGGAGCCGGCCTTGCGCGGGCGGTCCGGGTGGTTGAAGGAGGCGACCGGCGACGTCTCCGAGAGGCCGTAGCCCTCCAGCACGGTGGCGCCGAAGCGCTGTTCGAATGCGTGAAGCACTTCGACGGGGATCGCGGCGCCGCCCGAGACGGCCAGCCGCACCGAAGAGACGTCGTACCCCTCGGGGAGCTCGGCATGCAGCAGCGCCGAGTACATCGTCGGGACGCCCAGGAAGATGGTCACGCCGTCCCGGTGCATGACCTCCAGCGCCTGGTGCGGATCGAAGCGCGGCAGCAGGGTCAGCGTCGCCCCGGCGGCCACGGCCGCGTTGAGCGCACAGGTCTGCCCGAACGCGTGGAACAGCGGCAGGCCGCCGAACAGGACGTCGTGGGGGCCGGCGTGCAGCAGCGTCTCGGCGGTGGTGGCCGTGTTCGAGACCAGGTTGCGGTGCGTCAGCTCGGCTCCTTTGGGCGCGCCGGTGGTACCCGAGGTGTAGAGGATCAGCGCGGTATCGTCCTCCTCCCGGTCGACCATGCCGGACAGCGGCTCGGCGGCCGTGAGCAGGTCCTGGAACGCGGAGGCATCCGTCACCAGGCAATCGATCCCCACCTCGGCAGCAGCTTTCGCGACCTCCTCTGCGAACAGCGGGAACGCCACCGCGACCCGGGTCCCGCAGTCGCGCAGGACGTAGGCCACCTCACGGGCCTTGAGCAGGGGATTCATCGGCACGACCACGCCCCCGGCCCGGAGGATCCCGTAATAGACGACGGGGAACAGCGGGACGTTGGGCATGGTCATGGCGACGCGGTCGCCCGGCCGCAGACCGCGGTCCTGCAGCACGGTGGCGAACCTGGCACTCGCGTCGTCCAGTTCGGCGTAGGTCAGCGTGGTGTCGTCGTGTCGCACCGCGACCCGATCGCGGCAGGCCGTGGCGGAGCTCACCAGGAACGCGGCGAGGTTGGTCATGTCGGCAGTCTCCTTCTGTTCGGCTCAGCCGTCGCCACGGTGCGGGCGGCGGTCGCGGCCTTCGTGGCCGGTGCGGGTGGGGGTGGTGCTCAGGCTACGGAGCCTGATGACGTCACGGGGGGCGGTCCCGCGACGTGCCGCCTTGGCACGTGGACCGTAGGTGGTGGCAGTACCCGGCGGATCCGTGTCCCGGTGCCGGGCCAGCCGCAGCGGCAGCAGGTGGCGGTGGTGCCCCCGTTCGGGTTCGTCGAAGTCCTCGAACTCCGACCGGGCGTGCATGACCGCGTGGTTGTCGAGCAGCAGCAGGTCGCCTGCTTCCAGGTGCAGGTCGAGCCGGAGACGGGGGGAGCCGGCCAGGCGGTCGACCAGGTCGTACAGCTCCGTGTCCGCAGGTTCCGGCCGGGGCACCCCGGCCAGGCTCCGCGCGGCCTCCAGCCTGCACCGGTCGTAGCGCATGCTCAACGCCGCGCCGTACCTGGTCGCGATCGGGGCGGCCAGGTACGGGCACTCGCCGGGCGCATGCCGGTCACGCCGGTCGAAGAAGTGGGTCCGGTACAGGCGCTCCACGAGGTCCGGTCGGAGGTCCGCGAGGGCGTTGTGGACGGCGGCGGAGCTGACGAGGGACGTGACTGCGCCCGAGCGTGCCGGCCGGAGGCAGAGCAGGCCGAGGAGGTCGGACTCCTCGGTGTGGAACGGCGCCCTCGCCCGCGTCCGGCAGTCGGAATGTGCGGAGCCCGCCACCGTACCCCCGGTGTCCCCGATGCGGCGGAGAGCGTGGCCGTCCGCTCCCTGGGGGAGGGGCCGCCCCAGGTACTGGCCGACGGCCCGGAGGACGGCGCCGGCGTCCGCCTCGCCGAGCTCACCGACCGGGACGCCCTTGATCAGGACCCATCGCCGTCCGGATGCCAACTCCTCGGCGGCGCCCTCCAGCTCACCCGCGAGCGTGGGAAGCAGGAAGTGTGCGACGGCCGTCCTCAGCGGGGTGGTACCAGGAGTGCGTGCCGTGTGCGGCGCCGCCCTCAGCTCGGCGATCTGCCGGGACGAGAGCCGCAGGACCCGTTCGTCGCAGTCCGCCAGATCCGGGCCGTGCCAGACGGCCGGACCGGTGAAGGGCCCACGCATCCTGTCCCTTATGTCGACAATATTAGATATGTCTGCCTCCGTTTCGTGACGAGCCGATCCGGTCCGCCGTACCGGCCCGCACCCGGGTGTGCCCGATCGCCGATCGCCGGGGCCCGCGTTGAGGGGATGCTAGGGTGCGCCGCGTCCCCGTGCTTGACGTGCGGGGACGGGAAACTTAACTTCTGGGGACCAAGCATCGGGAGCGTCCCCATGAGGCCTCTTGTCCGTACCGCAGCGCTGAGCGGCTATGTCGAGCTGAGCCGTTCCGTCGGCATCGACCCCCACGCGCTGATGAAGCGCGAGGGCCTGGACACCGCCGACCTCGCCGTCCAGGACCGCTGGATCTCCGGCCCGGCCGTCGTCCGCCTCCTGGAACGCTCCGCGGCCGCCTCGCACCACGACGACTTCGGCCTGCGCATGGCCGAACTGCGGCGCTTCTCCAATCTCGGCCCCATCAGCCTGGTCGTTCGGGAGGAGCCCGACGTCCGCAGTGCGCTGGGACTGCTGCTGCGCCACGAGCACATGTACAACGAGCTCCTCCACGCCCGCCTGTCCGAACGGAACGGCCTGGCCACGATCAAAGTGGACCTCCGGCTCGGCGAGGCGGCGCCGCCGGCCCGGCAGGCCATGGAGCTGGCCGTGGGTGCCTTCACCCGGATCCTGCGAGGTTTCCTCGACGCGCGGTGGCAGCCGGTCTCGGTGTGGTTCGCCCATGGTGCTCCGGCGGACGCCGGCAGGCACCGCAGCCTGTTCGGCCCCGGGCTGGAATTCGACCGCGAGTTCAACGGCATCGTCTTCTACGCCGACGACCTCGACGCGCCCAACGCCATGGCGGACCCGCAACTGCGGAACTACGCCCGGCAGTACTTCGACGCGATCGCCGTTCCCCGGGACACCTCGGTGGTGGACCGGGTGCGCGAGCTCATCGAAGCCCTGCTGTCCACCGGCCGTTGCTCGATCGAGCAGGTCGCCCGCAGTCTCGGGGTCGACCGCCGCACCGTCCACCGTCACCTGGCCCTCTCGGGCGAAACGTTCTCCTCACTGCTCAACATCACCCGGATGCGGCTCGCGGAGCAGTTCGTGGCCAATCCCCGCCGCTCGCTCACGGAGATCTCCGACGTCCTGGGCTTCTCGTCACTGAGCGCGTTCTCCCGCTGGTTCCGGGAGCAGTTCGGGTGCAGTCCGAGGGAATGGCGCAAGGAGCAGGGCCGGCAGCAGGAGCCCGGCCAGGGCTGACGCCCACAGCGGCACGACGCCCGGGCGGCGCGTCGGCATCCGGCCCGGCTGTCCCCAAATGGCAAGTCACCTGTCACCACGGGCCAAGCAGCCGTGCTCACCCGGCCCTACCGTGGCTGCACCGCTCAAGGCGGCGGCTGCCGGAGGCGGGCCGGGCCGATCCCCTACGGCACGCTCGCCTCCGGACCCGCCGATCGCAGTCGGGCCGGTGCGCCCGACGTCCTCCCTGACCCGCCCCAGGCCCTGCCGCCGAGAGGCTCCGACAGCGCAGGTGCCGCCGGTCACGGCAGGTGATCATCTGTACGCAAAGGAGAAGGACCATGCATTTCCACGACGACTCGCTCTTCCCCGAGAACCAGGAGAAGCTGGTCATCCAAGCCGCCCCGTACGGGCCGGAGTGGCTGCCCGGCGACGCCGACGACCTGCCCCTGACCATGGACGAGCACGTGCAGGCGGCCGTCGACTGCTACGACGCCGGTGCCACGGTGCTCCACATCCACGTGCGCGAGCTCGACGGCAAGGGCTCCAAGCGGATGTCCATGTTCAACGAACTGCTGGGCCGGCTGCGCGAGGCCGTCCCGGACATGGTCCTCCAGATCGGCGGGTCGATCTCCTTCGCTCCCGAGGGCGAGGGCGGCGACGCCAAGTGGCTCGCCTACGACACCCGCCACCTGCTGGCCGACCTCACCCCGGCGCCGGACCAGGTGACCATCGCGATCAACACCAGCCAGATGAACATCGTCGAGATCATGACCGACGACGACCTCGAGGGCACTTCGATCGCCAAGCCGGACTACTACCGGGCCTACCGTGACATGGTCGTCGAGGCCGGCCCCGACTTCTACCTCGAGCACCTCAAGCGCCTGCAGGGGAACGGCATCCAGCCGCACTTCCAGCTCGCCACCCTCGCCCAGCTCGAAACCGTGGAACGGCTCATCCGCGCCGGCATCCACACGGGCCCCCTGATC encodes:
- a CDS encoding MFS transporter produces the protein MSDLRSGVAAAGTGDRSRPRAVLPALCLTQITSWGIVYYAFPVLNPAITADTGWSAGATTAAFSAALVVSAVAGIYVGRVLDHRGPRTVMTAGSILGSLSLLVIAAAPHPAVFFAGWLLAGAAMAAVFYQPAFAALTRWWAPDHVRALTIVTLAGGLASTVFAPLTAILADHMSWRATYAVLAGILAALTVPAHALALKAPWPPAPPSPPHVTGGHEQVVRSRAFRMLAVTFTLSAFAMYAVVIGLVPLFLERGYTTAQAAWALGLGGAGQTLGRTLYATLARRLGVTARTVTLIALGALTTAALATVAGPYALLVAASVLAGVIRGNLTLLQATAVTDRWGTTHYGRLSGLLGAPAHAAAALAPFAGAVLAGPLGGYPALFALLAALSITAAVTASGTSPGNGPSG
- a CDS encoding 3-keto-5-aminohexanoate cleavage protein yields the protein MHFHDDSLFPENQEKLVIQAAPYGPEWLPGDADDLPLTMDEHVQAAVDCYDAGATVLHIHVRELDGKGSKRMSMFNELLGRLREAVPDMVLQIGGSISFAPEGEGGDAKWLAYDTRHLLADLTPAPDQVTIAINTSQMNIVEIMTDDDLEGTSIAKPDYYRAYRDMVVEAGPDFYLEHLKRLQGNGIQPHFQLATLAQLETVERLIRAGIHTGPLILNYVAIGGGFAGRHPADLIEFVRRVPDGAVLTIESSMRAVAPMNAIAIALGVHVRVGNEDNLWRRKGERMSSVEQVEQMVQIANALGRDIATGAEAKEIYKIGEYYADADETLARLGMVPNRRPGQRGFMLRDSAS
- a CDS encoding long-chain-fatty-acid--CoA ligase; this encodes MTNLAAFLVSSATACRDRVAVRHDDTTLTYAELDDASARFATVLQDRGLRPGDRVAMTMPNVPLFPVVYYGILRAGGVVVPMNPLLKAREVAYVLRDCGTRVAVAFPLFAEEVAKAAAEVGIDCLVTDASAFQDLLTAAEPLSGMVDREEDDTALILYTSGTTGAPKGAELTHRNLVSNTATTAETLLHAGPHDVLFGGLPLFHAFGQTCALNAAVAAGATLTLLPRFDPHQALEVMHRDGVTIFLGVPTMYSALLHAELPEGYDVSSVRLAVSGGAAIPVEVLHAFEQRFGATVLEGYGLSETSPVASFNHPDRPRKAGSIGIPIRGVEMKLVAEDGSEVGPGEVGEIAIRGENVMKGYFNRPTATADAVRDGWFHSGDLARVDEEGFYFIVDRKKDLIIRGGYNVYPREIEEVLYGHPAVAEAAVVGVPHEVHGEEVAAVIALRSGAEATAEEIRDYVKERVAAYKYPRIVTFTAELPKGPTGKILKREIVIGSAT
- a CDS encoding AraC family transcriptional regulator, whose protein sequence is MRPLVRTAALSGYVELSRSVGIDPHALMKREGLDTADLAVQDRWISGPAVVRLLERSAAASHHDDFGLRMAELRRFSNLGPISLVVREEPDVRSALGLLLRHEHMYNELLHARLSERNGLATIKVDLRLGEAAPPARQAMELAVGAFTRILRGFLDARWQPVSVWFAHGAPADAGRHRSLFGPGLEFDREFNGIVFYADDLDAPNAMADPQLRNYARQYFDAIAVPRDTSVVDRVRELIEALLSTGRCSIEQVARSLGVDRRTVHRHLALSGETFSSLLNITRMRLAEQFVANPRRSLTEISDVLGFSSLSAFSRWFREQFGCSPREWRKEQGRQQEPGQG
- a CDS encoding NAD(P)-binding domain-containing protein, which codes for MSETTTELPVVVIGAGPAGLAAAAHLLDRDITPLVLEAGPLAGAAVREWAHVRLFSRWGELVDPAAEKLLAPTGWTKPAEDTYPSGGDWAERYLQPLADVLGERVRYGARVTGVSRTGRDRIVDADRDTQPFVVHYENTDGHEHRLFARAVIDASGTWSTPGPAGGSGLAALGEKAAADRIAYRVPDLRDPAVRARYAGKRTAVIGSGASAFTALAYLADLAKSADGTGTHATWILRRGISGSAFGGGEADQLPARGALGQAAKTAVDGGYADAVTGFRTDAVERTEDGRVILIGEDGRRLGPVDEVIVLTGFRPDLSFLGELRLGLDERLQAPVELAPLIDPNQHSCGTVYPHGAGELSHPEKDVYLVGMKSYGRAPTFLAMTGYEQVRSIAAHLAGDREAAARVELTLPETGVCGGAGLFDEPAAAEATGGGCCAAPATLTIGAAPGSASSGGC
- a CDS encoding TauD/TfdA family dioxygenase, whose protein sequence is MRGPFTGPAVWHGPDLADCDERVLRLSSRQIAELRAAPHTARTPGTTPLRTAVAHFLLPTLAGELEGAAEELASGRRWVLIKGVPVGELGEADAGAVLRAVGQYLGRPLPQGADGHALRRIGDTGGTVAGSAHSDCRTRARAPFHTEESDLLGLLCLRPARSGAVTSLVSSAAVHNALADLRPDLVERLYRTHFFDRRDRHAPGECPYLAAPIATRYGAALSMRYDRCRLEAARSLAGVPRPEPADTELYDLVDRLAGSPRLRLDLHLEAGDLLLLDNHAVMHARSEFEDFDEPERGHHRHLLPLRLARHRDTDPPGTATTYGPRAKAARRGTAPRDVIRLRSLSTTPTRTGHEGRDRRPHRGDG